One region of Glycine max cultivar Williams 82 chromosome 9, Glycine_max_v4.0, whole genome shotgun sequence genomic DNA includes:
- the LOC100778237 gene encoding xyloglucan endotransglucosylase/hydrolase 2 produces the protein MMKNIGLFLLVVVATFVVAATAGSFYQDFEITWGGERAKIYENGNLLTLSLDRASGSGFRSKKEYLFGKIDMQLKLVPGNSAGTVTAYYLSSLGPTHDEIDFEFLGNLSGDPYTLHTNVFSQGKGNREQQFHLWFDPTKDFHTYSVQWNPASIIFSVDGTPIREFKNLETKGVPFPKNQPMRIYSSLWNAEDWATRGGLVKTDWSKAPFTASYRNFNALTSSSTGQSLDATGLAKIHWVQKNYMIYNYCTDIRRFPQGLPPECSIA, from the exons atgatgaaaaatattgGGTTGTTTCTTCTTGTGGTGGTGGCTACTTTTGTGGTGGCAGCCACAGCTGGTAGCTTTTACCAAGACTTTGAAATAACATGGGGTGGTGAGCGTGCCAAAATCTATGAAAATGGAAATCTTCTCACCCTCTCCCTAGACAGAGCCTCTGGCTCTGGCTTTCGTTCCAAAAAAGAATACTTGTTCGGAAAAATTGACATGCAGCTCAAGCTCGTGCCTGGTAACTCTGCTGGAACAGTCACTGCCTATTAT TTATCTTCTCTGGGGCCTACTCATGACGAAATAGACTTCGAGTTTTTGGGTAACTTGAGTGGTGATCCTTATACTCTCCACACGAACGTATTCAGCCAAGGGAAAGGGAACAGAGAACAACAGTTCCATCTATGGTTCGACCCCACCAAGGACTTCCACACATACTCCGTCCAATGGAATCCTGCAAGCATCAT ATTCTCTGTGGACGGGACACCAATAAGGGAGTTCAAGAATTTGGAGACAAAAGGGGTTCCTTTCCCAAAGAACCAACCCATGAGAATATACTCTAGCCTTTGGAACGCTGAGGATTGGGCCACAAGGGGTGGGCTTGTGAAAACGGATTGGAGCAAGGCCCCATTCACAGCCTCATACAGAAACTTCAATGCCCTAACCTCTTCCTCCACTGGCCAATCACTGGACGCCACGGGGCTGGCCAAGATCCATTGGGTGCAAAAGAATTACATGATTTACAACTATTGCACTGATATTAGACGTTTCCCACAAGGCCTCCCTCCAGAATGTTCCATTGCTTGA
- the LOC100791568 gene encoding uncharacterized protein isoform X2, which translates to MPGTIMVSVLEFMDLPLSSSTFIRASLGKIEYQVNDKGNLSFPLTSLRDDLIFQILDSEGNEISHTGVQIKLILEKGVLEDNFPLGGGHLRLKLQFILSDEERDRIRSLRQSALKKKHDELLSSSRRGEESDSRTVIGNAALPFRRNDEVSESPKIQHQHEADPQSRGPAGSGDGKESETRSVVGAQLEQKKQLTTNIADQYRESSYTKPVSQNVTLTQLQQKGKKPAYQSSSPDRSPSEKHPQRGIGSEEIAVLFGSEKKDALTSNLTQPKIEESDLQYSKKRTSLGRIPSNVKKMISAFEGGLDQDKRPQIKPPPTKQQESSIERRDSSKTQHLEQDKSKNIDPADLQERVKSASLNEANDGTGTEESEYEKIQETKESKPKTSDNNGDENSGGPFNQVVKVAIIIGFGLLVLLTRQRKRRMKKKSS; encoded by the exons ATGCCAGGAACCATCATGGTTTCAG TACTGGAATTCATGGATCTTCCATTATCTTCATCAACATTCATAAGGG CTTCCTTGGGGAAAATAGAGTACCAAGTGAATGACAAGGGAAACTTATCCTT CCCCTTAACTAGCCTCCGCGATGATTTGATCTTCCAAATTCTTGATTCTGAGGGGAATGAAATATCACATACAG GTgttcaaataaaattgatattggAGAAAGGTGTTTTGGAAGACAACTTTCCCCTTGGAGGTGGCCATCTGCGTTTGAAGTTGCAATTCATCCTTAGTGATGAAGAGCGCGACAGAATTCGTTCATTG AGACAATCtgcattaaagaaaaaacatgatGAGCTTCTTAGTTCCAGTAGAAGAGGTGAAGAAAGCGATAGTAGAACCGTGATTGGAAATGCTGCATTGCCCTTCCGCAGAAATGATGAGGTCTCAG AATCACCAAAGATACAACATCAACACGAAGCAGATCCCCAATCGCGAGGTCCTGCTGGTTCCGGAGACGGCAAAGAATCTGAAACTAGAAGTGTAGTTGGAGCTCAGCTTGAGCAGAAAAAGCAGCTAACCACA AACATTGCAGATCAATATAGGGAGTCCTCATACACAAAACCTGTGTCACAAAATGTTACTCTCACTCAATTACAGCAAAAGGGTAAGAAGCCTGCTTATCAGTCATCATCTCCAGATCGATCACCATCTGAGAAACATCCTCAGAGAGGTATTGGTTCGGAAGAAATTGCAGTTTTGTTTGGCTCAGAAAAAAAAGATGCCCTGACAAGTAATCTGACACAACctaaaatagaggaaagtgATCTTCAGTATTCTAAGAAGAGGACCTCACTGGGGAGAATTCCAAGTAAtgtgaagaaaatgataagtgCCTTTGAAGGTGGATTGGATCAG GATAAGAGACCTCAGATTAAACCACCTCCAACAAAACAACAAGAAAGTTCAATTGAAAGAAGAGATTCTTCCAAGACTCAGCATTTGGAGCAAGATAAGTCAAAGAACATAGACCCAGCAGACTTGCAAGAAAGGGTGAAAAGTGCCTCCCTG AATGAAGCAAATGATGGAACTGGAACTGAGGAGAGCGAGTATGAAAAGATACAGGAAACTAAAGAATCAAAGCCCAAGACTTCTGATAATAATGGAGATGAAAATTCTGGAGGACCATTTAATCAG GTAGTAAAAGTTGCAATCATTATAGGATTTGGATTACTTGTTCTCCTAAccagacaaagaaaaagaag aatgaagaagaagagttccTGA
- the LOC100791568 gene encoding uncharacterized protein isoform X1: MPGTIMVSVLEFMDLPLSSSTFIRASLGKIEYQVNDKGNLSFPLTSLRDDLIFQILDSEGNEISHTGVQIKLILEKGVLEDNFPLGGGHLRLKLQFILSDEERDRIRSLRQSALKKKHDELLSSSRRGEESDSRTVIGNAALPFRRNDEVSESPKIQHQHEADPQSRGPAGSGDGKESETRSVVGAQLEQKKQLTTNIADQYRESSYTKPVSQNVTLTQLQQKGKKPAYQSSSPDRSPSEKHPQRGIGSEEIAVLFGSEKKDALTSNLTQPKIEESDLQYSKKRTSLGRIPSNVKKMISAFEGGLDQDKRPQIKPPPTKQQESSIERRDSSKTQHLEQDKSKNIDPADLQERVKSASLNEANDGTGTEESEYEKIQETKESKPKTSDNNGDENSGGPFNQVVKVAIIIGFGLLVLLTRQRKRSNGDRQKDVFNFLNLPE; this comes from the exons ATGCCAGGAACCATCATGGTTTCAG TACTGGAATTCATGGATCTTCCATTATCTTCATCAACATTCATAAGGG CTTCCTTGGGGAAAATAGAGTACCAAGTGAATGACAAGGGAAACTTATCCTT CCCCTTAACTAGCCTCCGCGATGATTTGATCTTCCAAATTCTTGATTCTGAGGGGAATGAAATATCACATACAG GTgttcaaataaaattgatattggAGAAAGGTGTTTTGGAAGACAACTTTCCCCTTGGAGGTGGCCATCTGCGTTTGAAGTTGCAATTCATCCTTAGTGATGAAGAGCGCGACAGAATTCGTTCATTG AGACAATCtgcattaaagaaaaaacatgatGAGCTTCTTAGTTCCAGTAGAAGAGGTGAAGAAAGCGATAGTAGAACCGTGATTGGAAATGCTGCATTGCCCTTCCGCAGAAATGATGAGGTCTCAG AATCACCAAAGATACAACATCAACACGAAGCAGATCCCCAATCGCGAGGTCCTGCTGGTTCCGGAGACGGCAAAGAATCTGAAACTAGAAGTGTAGTTGGAGCTCAGCTTGAGCAGAAAAAGCAGCTAACCACA AACATTGCAGATCAATATAGGGAGTCCTCATACACAAAACCTGTGTCACAAAATGTTACTCTCACTCAATTACAGCAAAAGGGTAAGAAGCCTGCTTATCAGTCATCATCTCCAGATCGATCACCATCTGAGAAACATCCTCAGAGAGGTATTGGTTCGGAAGAAATTGCAGTTTTGTTTGGCTCAGAAAAAAAAGATGCCCTGACAAGTAATCTGACACAACctaaaatagaggaaagtgATCTTCAGTATTCTAAGAAGAGGACCTCACTGGGGAGAATTCCAAGTAAtgtgaagaaaatgataagtgCCTTTGAAGGTGGATTGGATCAG GATAAGAGACCTCAGATTAAACCACCTCCAACAAAACAACAAGAAAGTTCAATTGAAAGAAGAGATTCTTCCAAGACTCAGCATTTGGAGCAAGATAAGTCAAAGAACATAGACCCAGCAGACTTGCAAGAAAGGGTGAAAAGTGCCTCCCTG AATGAAGCAAATGATGGAACTGGAACTGAGGAGAGCGAGTATGAAAAGATACAGGAAACTAAAGAATCAAAGCCCAAGACTTCTGATAATAATGGAGATGAAAATTCTGGAGGACCATTTAATCAG GTAGTAAAAGTTGCAATCATTATAGGATTTGGATTACTTGTTCTCCTAAccagacaaagaaaaagaag TAATGGAGACAGGCAAAAGGATGTATTTAACTTTCTGAATTTaccagaatga
- the LOC100791568 gene encoding uncharacterized protein isoform X3: protein MPGTIMVSVLEFMDLPLSSSTFIRASLGKIEYQVNDKGNLSFPLTSLRDDLIFQILDSEGNEISHTGVQIKLILEKGVLEDNFPLGGGHLRLKLQFILSDEERDRIRSLRQSALKKKHDELLSSSRRGEESDSRTVIGNAALPFRRNDEVSESPKIQHQHEADPQSRGPAGSGDGKESETRSVVGAQLEQKKQLTTNIADQYRESSYTKPVSQNVTLTQLQQKGKKPAYQSSSPDRSPSEKHPQRGIGSEEIAVLFGSEKKDALTSNLTQPKIEESDLQYSKKRTSLGRIPSNVKKMISAFEGGLDQDKRPQIKPPPTKQQESSIERRDSSKTQHLEQDKSKNIDPADLQERVKSASLNEANDGTGTEESEYEKIQETKESKPKTSDNNGDENSGGPFNQVIICQTKREEQNIRT from the exons ATGCCAGGAACCATCATGGTTTCAG TACTGGAATTCATGGATCTTCCATTATCTTCATCAACATTCATAAGGG CTTCCTTGGGGAAAATAGAGTACCAAGTGAATGACAAGGGAAACTTATCCTT CCCCTTAACTAGCCTCCGCGATGATTTGATCTTCCAAATTCTTGATTCTGAGGGGAATGAAATATCACATACAG GTgttcaaataaaattgatattggAGAAAGGTGTTTTGGAAGACAACTTTCCCCTTGGAGGTGGCCATCTGCGTTTGAAGTTGCAATTCATCCTTAGTGATGAAGAGCGCGACAGAATTCGTTCATTG AGACAATCtgcattaaagaaaaaacatgatGAGCTTCTTAGTTCCAGTAGAAGAGGTGAAGAAAGCGATAGTAGAACCGTGATTGGAAATGCTGCATTGCCCTTCCGCAGAAATGATGAGGTCTCAG AATCACCAAAGATACAACATCAACACGAAGCAGATCCCCAATCGCGAGGTCCTGCTGGTTCCGGAGACGGCAAAGAATCTGAAACTAGAAGTGTAGTTGGAGCTCAGCTTGAGCAGAAAAAGCAGCTAACCACA AACATTGCAGATCAATATAGGGAGTCCTCATACACAAAACCTGTGTCACAAAATGTTACTCTCACTCAATTACAGCAAAAGGGTAAGAAGCCTGCTTATCAGTCATCATCTCCAGATCGATCACCATCTGAGAAACATCCTCAGAGAGGTATTGGTTCGGAAGAAATTGCAGTTTTGTTTGGCTCAGAAAAAAAAGATGCCCTGACAAGTAATCTGACACAACctaaaatagaggaaagtgATCTTCAGTATTCTAAGAAGAGGACCTCACTGGGGAGAATTCCAAGTAAtgtgaagaaaatgataagtgCCTTTGAAGGTGGATTGGATCAG GATAAGAGACCTCAGATTAAACCACCTCCAACAAAACAACAAGAAAGTTCAATTGAAAGAAGAGATTCTTCCAAGACTCAGCATTTGGAGCAAGATAAGTCAAAGAACATAGACCCAGCAGACTTGCAAGAAAGGGTGAAAAGTGCCTCCCTG AATGAAGCAAATGATGGAACTGGAACTGAGGAGAGCGAGTATGAAAAGATACAGGAAACTAAAGAATCAAAGCCCAAGACTTCTGATAATAATGGAGATGAAAATTCTGGAGGACCATTTAATCAGGTTATAATCTGTCAAACTAAAAGAGAAGAACAGAAC ATAAGAACATGA